Proteins encoded within one genomic window of Halocatena marina:
- a CDS encoding ABC transporter substrate-binding protein produces MVEKATSHRDILNRRQFVGLVGVSGAAALAGCTFGNNGGDGGGGENGRHTSYTNIIPKNMQWNPSNPSKLAEISGQVLFDAFAKYNFATSEFKPYAISDWEYGGNTFKMTIRDGLTWANGDDVTSADVATQLRIGLHTGETYADYTDSIETPDDKTVVMKFNSTINKKIVQFQILSGRFVRQKKSVFGEYLEKIKKNKKEGIRELQEFAWQEPIASGPFEFDSAGQQQLLLTLRDDHPDSKKINFGEYVFVYKDGNEAVQQALQNQTIDSAFSLFMPTRIVEELPDSVKQIQLPGNWGYGLVPNHSHRHAGDRAVRQAIQYVINRKQVMNNVSADSKQVPEIPIGIASSNQKQWLGDAMSSFETYGVDSSQTKKAAAVLKEAGYSKQGGTWTDKDGTAVKLPILVPSDWTDWNTATQTIVDQLTSFGFEATVDGRSFGNLQGNIWPNGDYAISAGGWLDGAPQGAYPYFSLHHQLVKNFRGFTYNYPAADQSRGGSRNDVTVPSRTGSGTMTVNPSKRLNEMATNTEEAKIKEIVVEQAWVTNQDLPMIPVLEKLEQTFLTAGDKWDIPKPDADVAQVRWANTWLPRMGEMKYTGN; encoded by the coding sequence ATGGTAGAGAAAGCCACGAGCCATAGAGATATACTCAATCGTCGCCAATTTGTCGGATTAGTTGGAGTTTCGGGGGCTGCCGCCCTTGCAGGCTGTACATTCGGCAACAATGGTGGTGACGGGGGAGGTGGAGAGAACGGTCGGCACACGAGCTATACCAACATCATCCCGAAGAACATGCAGTGGAATCCGAGCAATCCATCGAAGCTCGCCGAAATTTCGGGACAGGTGCTGTTCGATGCCTTTGCGAAGTACAACTTCGCCACGAGCGAGTTCAAACCATACGCGATTTCAGATTGGGAATACGGTGGAAACACGTTCAAGATGACGATTCGTGACGGGCTGACGTGGGCAAACGGTGACGATGTCACATCCGCCGACGTCGCCACACAGCTCCGAATCGGATTGCATACGGGAGAAACCTACGCTGATTACACTGATTCGATCGAGACACCCGACGACAAAACCGTCGTGATGAAGTTCAACTCGACGATCAACAAGAAGATCGTCCAGTTCCAGATACTCAGTGGTCGATTCGTCAGGCAAAAAAAGAGCGTATTCGGCGAGTATCTCGAGAAGATCAAGAAAAACAAGAAAGAAGGTATCAGGGAACTGCAGGAGTTTGCGTGGCAAGAGCCGATTGCCAGCGGCCCGTTCGAATTCGACAGCGCTGGACAACAGCAATTACTCCTCACGCTGCGAGATGATCATCCAGACTCGAAAAAGATCAACTTCGGCGAATACGTCTTCGTCTACAAGGACGGGAATGAGGCGGTTCAACAGGCACTACAGAACCAAACCATCGACTCGGCATTTTCCTTGTTCATGCCGACGCGCATCGTTGAGGAGCTACCGGACTCTGTTAAACAAATTCAGCTTCCAGGAAACTGGGGGTATGGGTTGGTTCCGAACCACTCGCACCGTCACGCTGGAGACCGAGCCGTGCGGCAGGCGATTCAGTACGTTATCAACCGGAAGCAGGTGATGAACAACGTCTCCGCGGATTCGAAGCAGGTTCCTGAAATCCCGATTGGGATCGCTTCGTCCAATCAAAAGCAGTGGTTGGGCGATGCAATGAGTTCCTTCGAAACGTATGGAGTTGACAGCTCCCAGACTAAAAAAGCCGCTGCAGTCCTCAAAGAAGCCGGATACTCGAAACAGGGTGGTACCTGGACGGACAAGGATGGTACCGCTGTTAAACTTCCAATTCTTGTTCCATCAGATTGGACCGACTGGAACACCGCAACACAGACGATTGTCGATCAGCTCACATCGTTTGGCTTCGAGGCGACTGTCGACGGGCGGAGCTTTGGAAACCTGCAGGGCAACATATGGCCGAACGGCGACTACGCGATTTCGGCTGGTGGCTGGCTCGATGGCGCACCACAAGGGGCTTATCCGTACTTTTCACTCCATCATCAGCTCGTTAAGAACTTCCGTGGGTTCACATACAATTACCCAGCGGCCGACCAATCTCGGGGTGGGAGTCGAAACGACGTGACCGTTCCGTCTCGTACCGGTTCAGGCACGATGACAGTCAATCCATCCAAGCGTCTCAACGAGATGGCCACAAACACAGAGGAAGCAAAAATCAAAGAGATCGTCGTTGAACAGGCGTGGGTCACCAATCAGGACCTTCCGATGATCCCCGTTCTCGAAAAGCTCGAGCAGACGTTCCTCACTGCCGGCGACAAATGGGATATCCCCAAGCCAGACGCCGACGTTGCACAGGTTCGGTGGGCCAACACGTGGCTTCCACGTATGGGTGAAATGAAGTACACTGGAAACTAA
- a CDS encoding sugar phosphate isomerase/epimerase — protein MSTTAIQLYTLRNIDESLPSLLDRVGETSFDGVEFAHRFADADTTAVADALDRTNLEAVSAHVGIEALESDLEGTIEAYAEVGCDTLVVPWLDQELFADVDAVTETATRLTNLAEQVADSGRTLHYHNHDHELVAVEGQTALDELVQQSSDALGIEVDTGWVEAGGSDPVAFIETYADRIDLVHITDCDAATATPVEVGTGDVDIEQCLDAARTNDVTAFVYEHDEPNDPLESLEHGATVLDR, from the coding sequence GTGAGCACAACAGCAATACAGTTGTACACACTTCGCAACATCGATGAATCACTCCCGTCACTGCTCGACAGAGTGGGTGAGACGAGTTTTGACGGCGTCGAGTTCGCCCATCGATTCGCAGATGCTGATACGACGGCAGTCGCAGACGCTCTTGATCGGACTAATCTCGAAGCGGTATCCGCACACGTCGGTATCGAAGCACTGGAATCGGACCTCGAAGGCACAATCGAAGCATACGCTGAGGTCGGTTGTGACACGCTTGTCGTTCCATGGCTCGACCAAGAGCTCTTTGCTGATGTCGACGCTGTGACAGAGACTGCAACTCGGTTGACGAACCTCGCTGAACAGGTGGCTGATTCCGGCAGAACGCTCCATTATCACAATCACGATCACGAACTCGTCGCTGTCGAGGGGCAGACCGCTCTCGACGAACTCGTACAACAGAGCAGCGACGCACTCGGGATTGAGGTCGATACTGGGTGGGTCGAAGCGGGTGGGAGTGATCCAGTGGCGTTCATCGAGACGTACGCTGACCGCATCGATTTGGTCCATATCACGGACTGTGATGCCGCAACCGCAACACCGGTCGAAGTTGGGACTGGTGATGTCGACATCGAACAATGTCTCGACGCAGCCCGTACCAATGATGTGACAGCATTCGTGTACGAACACGATGAACCGAATGACCCGCTCGAATCGCTGGAACACGGCGCAACAGTGCTTGATCGCTGA
- a CDS encoding Gfo/Idh/MocA family protein: protein MSQYTVAIIGTGPDPKNPTVDGFAMGYRHAEAYRNNEQCRLVACADIVRENAEAFADEFSLNTDQIYEDYETMFTEAEPDLVSVTVPPAIHEDIVVDCARSNAVEAVHCEKPMGHTWKSAERMVQSCWRHNTQLTFNRQRRFGRPFTEAKRLLDEGTIGSLQRVEIGWGDFFDTGAHMVDLAVMFNGDRPADWVIAQLDYREEDVRFGAHQENQMWAQWQYDNGVYGTLSTGAGSSLVGAALLLRGTAGTIRIDVDGGPMLELEHDGTRESIDVGGETIHGTPQDGDRFGSHLHDRAVSDIISALQHDDESQLCGRIGLNTAEILFAGYESVRRRKRIDLPLDLDDNPIEQMVESGALSPMPESKE, encoded by the coding sequence ATGAGTCAGTACACAGTTGCAATTATTGGAACGGGTCCGGATCCAAAGAATCCAACCGTTGATGGATTCGCTATGGGATACCGACACGCAGAAGCGTACCGGAACAATGAACAGTGTCGCCTCGTCGCTTGCGCGGATATCGTCCGTGAGAACGCCGAGGCGTTCGCTGACGAGTTCAGCCTCAATACGGACCAGATCTACGAGGATTACGAAACGATGTTCACTGAGGCCGAACCAGATCTTGTCAGCGTAACCGTTCCGCCAGCGATTCACGAGGATATTGTCGTCGACTGCGCCCGGAGTAATGCCGTTGAGGCCGTTCACTGCGAGAAACCGATGGGCCACACGTGGAAAAGTGCCGAACGGATGGTCCAGTCGTGTTGGAGACACAATACACAGCTCACGTTCAACCGACAGCGTCGGTTCGGCCGACCCTTCACGGAGGCAAAGCGACTTCTCGATGAGGGGACCATCGGCTCACTCCAGCGCGTGGAAATTGGGTGGGGTGATTTCTTCGACACTGGTGCTCACATGGTCGATCTTGCCGTGATGTTCAACGGCGATCGCCCTGCCGATTGGGTTATCGCACAGCTGGACTATCGAGAGGAAGACGTCAGATTCGGAGCACACCAAGAGAATCAGATGTGGGCTCAGTGGCAGTACGACAACGGTGTCTATGGGACGCTCTCGACCGGGGCGGGTTCGTCGTTGGTCGGTGCTGCGCTCCTTTTGCGCGGGACTGCCGGGACGATCCGAATCGATGTCGACGGCGGTCCGATGCTCGAACTCGAACACGATGGGACACGAGAGAGTATCGATGTCGGTGGCGAGACAATCCACGGCACTCCGCAAGATGGTGACCGATTCGGCTCTCATCTTCACGACCGAGCTGTCAGTGATATCATCAGCGCCCTCCAACACGATGACGAATCACAGCTTTGTGGTCGTATCGGCCTCAACACTGCCGAAATTCTCTTTGCTGGATACGAATCTGTTCGTCGCCGAAAGCGAATCGATCTCCCACTCGATCTCGACGACAACCCAATCGAACAGATGGTCGAATCGGGAGCGCTCTCGCCGATGCCGGAGAGCAAAGAGTAA
- a CDS encoding cellulase family glycosylhydrolase, which translates to MSGNTERNRTNESTRIRSKVQNWSTSRRNFLRAAVAAGGLASGFSSVAVNDAAAAGIPTPWLHRDGNLIKDPDGNTVTLRGVNIADPKRIDVTAPARGMTAVQVIDMLTNESNGWYPRMIRLPVQPVDIGEYEPGSGPPIPAFDQSQLESYLNDHLDAAVQRCAERGVYCIIDYHRHRDVQWAEGQSGPVNTALQDEVNMFWDIVAPRYADQSHVLYEVYNEPQEPGMWNDPTTTEWVADIWRLWLDMAQPWVDTIRSHADNLILMGSPSWSQSPEGALVEEFSGSDIAYTYHVYPGHNVSAESCHCWDDATVNGEGVAQVYEQAPLFVTEFGWEQNAGRYIGGTDTFGNAFLDWLGQSDAIHWTAWVADPVWQPVMFDRPFADNADDSVGDPYNGTVPEDCPNVPCEWSLNTGSGFMGDTIKTTLSNLRNDGVPGSGGGGGDTTAPTAPSNLSVTETTSSSVTVSWDGSTDSGGSGLAHYAVSVDGSQNQTVSAGTTSTTVDSLASETSYEIGVTAVDGAGNTSGAVTTTAATDGGSTGGLVINDYDGSPAWSSNTNDLGQWCGGGSFQNGGGAVSGDALVLEYNNGGWIQEQINQDISDYTTLVLTAKGASGGEESGIQFEMGGVSTSLSNVTTDSIGTSAADVAVDLESAGVDRSASSLSLRLNFWGAGSSTLSIQELRLE; encoded by the coding sequence ATGAGTGGAAACACAGAACGGAACAGAACGAATGAATCGACACGGATCCGATCGAAGGTCCAAAACTGGTCAACATCGCGGCGGAATTTCCTGCGAGCGGCCGTAGCGGCAGGGGGACTTGCTTCGGGCTTCAGTTCAGTTGCGGTCAACGACGCTGCAGCGGCAGGCATTCCGACGCCGTGGCTCCACCGGGACGGCAACTTGATCAAGGATCCAGACGGCAACACGGTTACGCTTCGCGGTGTCAACATTGCGGATCCAAAGCGAATCGACGTCACCGCACCCGCACGTGGGATGACTGCCGTTCAGGTCATCGACATGCTCACCAACGAGAGTAACGGTTGGTATCCACGAATGATCCGGCTACCGGTTCAACCCGTCGACATCGGTGAGTACGAACCCGGTTCGGGACCACCGATACCGGCGTTCGATCAGAGCCAACTGGAGAGTTACTTGAACGACCATCTCGACGCGGCGGTCCAGCGATGTGCCGAGCGTGGCGTCTACTGTATCATCGACTATCATCGACACAGAGACGTTCAGTGGGCAGAGGGACAGTCGGGCCCCGTCAACACGGCCCTCCAAGACGAAGTCAACATGTTTTGGGACATCGTCGCCCCGCGCTACGCCGATCAGTCTCACGTCTTATACGAGGTGTACAACGAGCCACAGGAGCCGGGGATGTGGAATGATCCAACGACCACCGAGTGGGTAGCCGATATTTGGCGACTCTGGCTGGATATGGCTCAGCCATGGGTTGATACGATCCGATCTCATGCTGATAACCTGATCCTCATGGGATCGCCCAGTTGGTCCCAGAGCCCGGAAGGTGCGCTCGTTGAGGAGTTCTCTGGCAGTGATATCGCCTACACCTACCACGTCTATCCGGGTCACAATGTGAGTGCTGAGAGCTGTCACTGCTGGGATGACGCCACAGTGAATGGCGAAGGCGTCGCGCAGGTGTATGAACAGGCTCCACTGTTCGTCACTGAATTCGGTTGGGAACAGAACGCTGGACGGTACATCGGCGGCACGGATACGTTCGGCAATGCGTTCCTCGATTGGCTCGGACAGAGCGATGCGATCCACTGGACCGCATGGGTTGCCGATCCCGTCTGGCAGCCAGTCATGTTCGATCGCCCGTTTGCCGATAATGCAGACGACTCAGTTGGAGATCCGTACAACGGGACCGTCCCCGAGGACTGTCCAAACGTGCCCTGTGAGTGGTCTCTCAACACAGGAAGCGGATTTATGGGCGATACCATCAAGACCACGCTGTCGAATCTTCGCAACGATGGCGTTCCCGGTAGTGGCGGTGGTGGTGGCGATACGACCGCACCGACAGCGCCCTCAAATCTCTCGGTGACGGAGACGACCAGTTCCTCAGTCACTGTGAGCTGGGACGGCTCCACTGATTCCGGTGGGAGCGGGCTGGCTCATTATGCGGTGTCGGTCGACGGAAGCCAGAACCAGACCGTCTCCGCTGGCACCACCTCGACGACGGTCGATTCGCTCGCTTCGGAGACGAGCTACGAGATCGGTGTCACCGCGGTCGATGGCGCGGGGAACACCTCCGGTGCGGTGACGACGACGGCGGCGACGGATGGCGGATCGACAGGCGGGTTGGTGATCAACGACTACGACGGCTCGCCCGCGTGGTCGTCAAACACGAACGATCTGGGCCAATGGTGTGGCGGTGGCTCGTTCCAGAACGGCGGTGGGGCAGTCTCTGGGGACGCCCTCGTTCTCGAGTACAACAACGGCGGATGGATACAAGAACAGATCAACCAGGACATCAGCGATTACACGACGCTCGTTCTCACCGCGAAAGGCGCATCTGGCGGCGAGGAAAGCGGCATTCAGTTCGAGATGGGCGGCGTGAGCACGTCACTTTCGAACGTCACCACCGACAGCATCGGCACGAGCGCTGCGGACGTGGCAGTTGATCTGGAGTCGGCGGGCGTCGATCGCTCTGCCTCCTCGTTGTCGCTCCGACTGAACTTCTGGGGAGCCGGAAGCAGTACTCTCTCCATCCAAGAACTCAGACTCGAATAG